GCGACGAGCCCGGCTGGACCAGGACCATGCGCGAAATCGGAACGGTGCTTCGTTCCGAGGACGCCAAAGAAGGACCGCTGGCCTTCGCGCAGAAACGCCAGCCGGTATGGAAAGCACAGTAAGCGAAGTAAGGGAAAGACTTTGAAGCGCACGATTTACGACGCCGAGCACGAAGCGTTCCGCGACACCGTCCGTGAGTACATCGAGCGCGAGCTCGTGCCCAACCACGAGAAGTGGGAGGCCGAGCGCATCGTCGATCGGTCGGCCTACGTCGCGGCAGGCAAGTACGGGCTCATCGGGTTCAACATGCCCGAGGAGTTCGGGGGCGGCGGTTCCGACGACTTCCGGTTCAACGCGATCATCGACGAGGAGATCGCCAAAGCAGGTGTGCACGGCCCCGCGCTGAGCCTGCACAACGACGTCGTCGGCCCGTACTTCAAGGACCTCTGCAACGACGAGCAGAAGCAGCGCTGGCTGCCCGGCATCGCCAGCGGCGAGACGATCATCGCGATCGCGATGACCGAGCCCGGTGCAGGAAGCGACCTGGCGGGCATCCGCACCTCGGCGGTGCGCGACGGCGACGACTGGATCGTCAACGGCTCCAAGACATTCATCTCGTCAGGCATCAACAGCGACCTCGTCGTGGTGGTGTGCCGCACCGATCCCGAAGCCGGCCACAAGGGCTTCAGCCTGTTGGTCGTCGAGCGTGACATGCCGGGCTTCACCCGCGGGCGCAAGCTCGACAAGATGGGCCTGCACGCGCAGGACACCTCCGAGCTGCACTTCGAGAATGTCCGCGTGCCGAACGCCAACCTGCTGGGCAAGGAAGGCCGCGGCTTCTACCACCTGATGCAGAACCTGCCGTCGGAGCGGCTCTCGATCGCGATCAGCGCGATCGCAGGCGCGCGCGAAACCTGGCGTCAGACCGTGCAGTACGCCAAGGATCGCAAGGCGTTCGGTCAGCCGATCGGCAGCTTCCAGCACAACCGGTTCCTGCTCGCCGAGATGGACACCGAGCTCGAGGTCACCGAGAACTACATCGACCGGTGCCTGCGGGGTGTCGTCGACGGTGAGCTGACCGCGGTCGAGGCGGCCAAGGCGAAGTGGTGGGCCACCGAGATCGCGAAGAAGGTCGTCGACCGGTGCGTGCAGCTGCACGGCGGCTACGGCTACATGCTCGAGTACCGCGTCGCGCGCGACTACGTCGACGGACGTATCCAGACGATCTTCGGCGGCACGACCGAGATCATGAAGGAGATCATCGGCCGCGATCTGGGCCTCTAAACAGCGATTTGGGCGTGCTGGGTACCGCTGAGCGTGACCCAGCACGCCGAAATCGCAAAAACTAGGCCGGGTCGAGTAGTGCTCTGGGGCCGCGGGTCATCAACTGGCGGCCCACGATGATCCGCTGGATCTCGCTGGCTCCCTCCCAGATGCGTTCGACGCGAAGCTCTCGGAACATGCGCTCGGCGACGTTCTCGCGCATATAGCCACGGCCGCCGAAGATCTGCACCGCGCGATCGGCGACGCGCCCCGCCATCTCTGAGCAGTACAACTTCGCCATCGAGGCCTGGCCGTGGAGCGTCTTGCGGTCGTGTCCGGCGTCGATCGAGCGCGCGACCTCGTAGAGCATGGTTCTGGCTGCGAACAATTCGGTCGCATTGTCCGCGAGCATGCCTGCCACCAATTGGTGCTCACCCAACGGCTTGCCGTCCACGATCCGGGTCTGCGCGAACACGGTCGTCTCGTCGACGAGGCGCTGCGCCGCGCCCACGCATCGCGCGGCCACCATCATCCGCTCGAATCGGAACCAGTCCTGGGTGAACGTCATCGGACCGCCCTCGGTACCGACCAGGTTCTCGAGCGGAACACGAACATCGTTGAACGCCACGATCGGATGCTCGTCGGCGATGTGATGCGAATAGTGGGGTGTGCGAACCACTTCCACACCCGGCCACGGCAGATCGACCACCAGCAGCACGTGGTCGCCGTCGGGAAGCACGGCTTCGACGAAGACGTAGTCGGCGAGGTTGAACGACGTCACGTGCCACTTGACCCCGTTGATCACATACTCGTCGCCGTCGCGGCGGGCGGTGGCGGCCAGCGCGGAGACGTCTGAGCCCGCGAACTCTTCGGTGATCGCGTAGGCCTCGTGCTTCTCGCCGCGCACCGACGGCAGCAGCCAGCGTTCGCGTTGGTAGTCGGTGGCGACGTCAACCCACCACTGCGGTGGGGTGGCCATCACCCAGCCCAACCCGTTGGTCACCCGGCCGCACTGTTCCTGCACCAGCACCTGCTGCAGCGCGGTGTAACCGGGACCGCCGACGGACGTCGGCATATTGGTGGCGTACAAACCCAATTCGATTGCCCGCGCCTGATGCTCGGCGGTGATCTCCTTGGGTAGCACGCCTCCGGCGAGCTCGGCCTCCACCTCGTACGGCATCAGCGTTTCGACGAACGCTCGCGCGGTGTCGCGGATGCGCCGATCTTCCTCTGTCAGGCCGTACATCCATACCTCCACCCTCTTGACTGAGCGTTCAGTCTATGCCAGCGTTCCATGCTATGACCAGCTCCCATAGTGCCGATGTCGTGGTGGTGGGCGGCGGCACGGTCGGCGCGTGGACGGCCGTGCTGCTCGCCGAGAGCGGCGATCGCAAGGTCGTACTGCTCGAAGCCAGAACACTGGGCGAAGGCGCCAGCAGCCGCGCCGCGGGCATGGTGCGGGCGCAGGGCGGCACCGAAACCGCCATCAGGCTGGGCCTTCGCACCCAGGAGTTCTATGCCGCCAGCGGCGACCGATTCCCGCTGGACTGCGGTTTCGTGGCGCAGGGCTACCTGATGCCCTGTTTCACCCCGGCCGAAGTGCAGCAGGCGCACGATCGCATTGCGTTGCAACGCTCCATCGGTCTCGATGTCGAGTGGCTCTCCTCCGACGACCTCGACAATCGGGACACCGGCCTGGCGCCAGGTGTCACGCTGGGTGCGTCATACGCCCCCGGCGACGGGTACATCGACGCGCCGCGCAACGTGCTCGCATACACGGCGGCCCTCACCGCGTGCGGAGTCGAGGTCCGCGAACGCTGCAGCTTCACCGGTCTTCGCACAGCGGGCGGCCGTGTCGTCGGCGTCCACACGTCGGCGGGCCCGATCGACACGCCGCACGTCGTCCTGACGGGCGGCCCGCAGCTGGGCGATGTCGGCCGTGCCGCGGGTGGCCGTATCCACGCCGGCGGCACCCGCCATCAGGTGGTGGTCACCGCGCCCGTTCCCGGTGTCGATGTCAACGAGCTGCCGATGGTGTTCGACGTCAGCTCCGGAATCTACTGGCGGCCAGGCGAATCCGGTGGGCTGCTGTGGGGGATGAGCAACCCGGAGGAACCGCCGGGTGTAGCGATGGACTTCGACACCGTCTACTACCACAAGATGCGCGATCGTATCGAGGAGCTGTTCCCCGCGGTGGCGGGCCTTGGGCTGAAGCGGTCGTGGGCGGCGACCATCGACTACACCCCCGACCACCTGCCGATCCTGGGGCCGCTGCTGACCGACGACGGTCCGGTCGAGGGCACCGTGGTGGCCAGCCCTGCCGGTCACGGCATGATGTGGGGTCCCGCGGTCGCGCAGGTCGCCGCCGACCTCACGACGACGGGCACGTGCACGTGGCTCGATCTGACCGACCTCGGGCTCGACCGCTTCGACGCCGACGGCAACAGTCGCGTTGCCCCAGAGCCGATTTCACTACCCTTCCCGGAGAAAGCGACACTGTGACCATCATCGACACCGCATTCCTTGCCCAGGCCGCTGACGCAGAACTCGAGGACTGGGGCCCGCTCGCTGAAGCGACCGGCGACCCGATGGCCACGCACGGCCTCGAGATCTGGGTGGACGGCGACAGGTCCGCGGGCATCTGGCAATGCACCGCGGGGCCGTCCTACTGGGTTCAGGACGAGAACGAGGTCATCTACGTCCTGTCCGGCCGGATGACCGTGACACCCGACGGTGGCGAGCCGAAAGAGATCAAGGCAGGCGACGTCGCGGTGTTCCCGGTCGGGTGGAAGGGCACCTGGGAACTGCACGAGACGGTGCGCAAGGTCTATTCGATCTTCTGAGAGCTACTTCGACGTCCACCCCGCGTCGACAGGCAGCGTGACCCCGGTGATGTAACGGCCCGATGACCCACAGAGGTATACCATCGCCTCGCTGATGTCGGTCGGTTCGATCATCGGTACCGGAAGCAGGTTCTCGAACATCGCCGCGTACTCGGGACGTTCGGCCATCAGCTGTTCGACCTGCGGGTTGACGATCATCGGGCTCGTGACACCTGTCGGATGGACGCTGTTGACGCGAATGTTCCTCTCGGCGAGCATGTTCGCGTAGCCGCGCATCAACCCGACCACACCGTGCTTGGCCGCGGCGTAACCCATCAAGCCGTGTTGTTTCTGGCCGAACCTCATCCGCATGCCGGACAGTCCCGCGACGGAGCTCGTGATGACGATGGCCCCGCCGTCGCCGTGGGCAAGCATCGCCGGTAGCGACGCTTCGATGGTGTAGTAGACCCCTTTGAGCATCACGTCGACGGCGTCGACGAATGACTGCATCTCGTCGGCGCCCGGGCTGAGCACCGGCGCGATACCGGCGTTGGCGAGGACGAAGTCGATGCGCCCGAACTCGGCGACCCCGCTGTCCACAGCCGCCTTGAGCCTTGCGAAATCACGGACGTCGCCCTGCTCGGCGACGATGCGCTGCCCGGTCTTCTCGACGAGGTTGACCGTCTGGTCGAGGTCTTCCGGTGTGGCCATCGGATAGCCCACGCACTCGATCTGATCGCACAGATCGAAAGCGATGACGTTCGCTCCCTCTTCTGCGAAACGGACCGCGTGAGAACGCCCTTGGCCGCGCGCCGCCCCCGTGATGAATACAACCTTGCCGTCGAATTGTTTCGTCATGGCGCCTCCCAGATTCGGAGTATGCGCGCCTCAACGGGACCGGGGTGGGTCTTTCGCAATCATCAACGCGTCGACCGCAATCACGTCGTCGGCGGTGGCGATGACGGGGTTGGCCTCGACCGCGACGAACGCATCCCCGAGGTCGATGGCCATCTCCGAGAAGCGCACGATGACGTCGGTAAGCGCCTCGACGTCGACGGCCGGTGCGCCGCGCCATCCCGCCAGCAGCGGCGCTATACGGAGCCCGTCGAGGAGACGTCGGGCGCCGCTGCGCGACAGCGGCGGGCACGCCACCACGCGGTCTTCCATCAACTCGACCAGCGTGCCGCCCGCGGCGACCACCACCAGGGGGCCGAACGCGTCGTCTCTCACGAACCCCACCGAGATCTCCACACCGCCGTCGACCATCGCCTCGACAGTCACAGCGGGACCCAGTCGCTGCGCCATCGCTTCGTAGGCCGCCGTCAACGCCGCCTCATCGGCGATGCCCAAGACGACTCCGCCTGCCTCGGTCTTATGCAGCACCCCAACGGTTTTGAGCGCCACCGGATATCCGACCGCATCCGCCGCTGCCAGCGCCTCGTCGAGCGAATTCGCCGGCCGCGACTCCGCCACCGGGATGCCGTACGCGGCCAGCAGCTCGGACGCGGAGGCATCGGTGCGGACGTCGCGACGCGGACCGGGAGTTGGCATCTCCTCGACGGGAAGCGGCCAACGTACGAGATGACCGAGCGCGGCCAGTCCACTACGCACGCCTTCCAGCACGGGAATCCCGTTGTCGCGCAGTTGTTGCGCCGTCGGACGATCGATCGCCGAGGACACGGATGCGACGACCGCGATCGGCGCTTCAGTGTCGTCCGCAACGTCCAGCACCGCGTCGGCATAGGCCGTGTCACCGTCGAATTCGGTGACGAGGTCGACGGCTAAGGCGGTGACGCCGACGCCAGGGTCATCGACCATCGCGCGCAGGCAGCTGCCGAACAGGTTGCGGGTATCGGCACCGGTGCCCCACACGTCCAACGGGTTGGTCGCAGCCAGTCCCTCGTCGAGCAGGGCGCCGATCGTGGCGAGTGTGTCGTCGGCCAGGTCGGCGAACTCGACGCCAAGTTCGTGGGCGAGATCGGCGACCAGCGCGCGTTCCGCGCCGGAATCGTGCACGGTCGCGATGCCGCCGCCGCGGGATCGCCTTGGCGCCGAGAACAATTCCAGCGTGTCGGCGAACTCGGCGAGATCGCTGACGTGAACGGCCCCGGTGGCAGCGCAGAATGCGTCCCACGCCGCGCGCTCACCAGCGAGTGCACCCGAATGCGCCGCCACCATCGCCTTACCGCGCGGCGATCCGCCCACCGTGAGGATCACCACCGGCGCGCCCTGGGCCGCCGCACGCAGCAACGCGTTTCGCAGCCTGGGCACGTCCCGCGGTGTCTCCATGAGCAACGCGATGATGCGGGTATCGGGATCGTCGAGCGCGTACTCGACATAATCGGCGGTGTTGGTCACCAGTTCCTGGCCGGAGGACACCGCAAGACGGAAACCGAATCCGCGTCGTGCGCGCAGCATCGTCGAGAACGCCGACCCAGAATGCGTGATGAGGCTGATGCCACCGGCCGGCAGGGGATCCGGCTCCAGGTAACCCAATGCTCGCACCCCGCGGGCGTTGTTGATGAAGCCCATGCAACCCGCACCGCACACCGCCATGCCGGCACTCATGGCGATCGCCGTGACCTTGTCGCGCAATCCGTGCGCGGAACCGAACAGCACCGCCCCCTTCGCGCCGATCGTGGCGGCAGACTCCAGCTGCTCGAGCAGGGCCCCGTCGGGCACACCGAGCAGCACCAGATCGACCTCGTCATCGAGGTCGGTCAGCGACGGCGCGCAGGGCATATCGCCTATCCGGTCGTAGCGAGGATTGACCAGATGAAAGCGTGCCGAACCCCGTTGTGCCTCAATGATCATCCGGGCACCGAGGGTGTCCGGCCGCGCGCTGGCTCCGACGAGCGCTATCGACCGGGCGCCGAGCATCGCGTCGACGGCCGCGCGCCGCGCTTCGCTCATCGATACCCGCAAGCGCTCATCGATACCCGCAAGCGCTCATTGACGGCCGAAGCGGCGCTTCTTGTCCGCCAGGGCCGCGCGCGCCGCCTGCCATCCGGGGATTCCGCAGACGCCACCGCCGGCGTGTGTGCCCGAGCTGCCGTTGTAAAGCCCCTTGATGGGCGTGCGATAGTCCGCGTACCCGGGTGCGGGCCGCATGTGGAACAGCTGCTCCAACGACAGTTCACCGTGGAAGATGTTGCCGCCGATGAGGCCGTATTCCTGCTCCATTTCGTACGGGCCGACGACGTCGCGGTGCGTGATCGACGCCTTGAAGCCGGGTGCCACCTGGTCGTAGGTGTCGATGACGCGTTCCGCGTAGGCGTCGAGCTCCT
The nucleotide sequence above comes from Mycolicibacterium moriokaense. Encoded proteins:
- a CDS encoding acyl-CoA dehydrogenase family protein, producing the protein MKRTIYDAEHEAFRDTVREYIERELVPNHEKWEAERIVDRSAYVAAGKYGLIGFNMPEEFGGGGSDDFRFNAIIDEEIAKAGVHGPALSLHNDVVGPYFKDLCNDEQKQRWLPGIASGETIIAIAMTEPGAGSDLAGIRTSAVRDGDDWIVNGSKTFISSGINSDLVVVVCRTDPEAGHKGFSLLVVERDMPGFTRGRKLDKMGLHAQDTSELHFENVRVPNANLLGKEGRGFYHLMQNLPSERLSIAISAIAGARETWRQTVQYAKDRKAFGQPIGSFQHNRFLLAEMDTELEVTENYIDRCLRGVVDGELTAVEAAKAKWWATEIAKKVVDRCVQLHGGYGYMLEYRVARDYVDGRIQTIFGGTTEIMKEIIGRDLGL
- a CDS encoding acyl-CoA dehydrogenase family protein, which encodes MYGLTEEDRRIRDTARAFVETLMPYEVEAELAGGVLPKEITAEHQARAIELGLYATNMPTSVGGPGYTALQQVLVQEQCGRVTNGLGWVMATPPQWWVDVATDYQRERWLLPSVRGEKHEAYAITEEFAGSDVSALAATARRDGDEYVINGVKWHVTSFNLADYVFVEAVLPDGDHVLLVVDLPWPGVEVVRTPHYSHHIADEHPIVAFNDVRVPLENLVGTEGGPMTFTQDWFRFERMMVAARCVGAAQRLVDETTVFAQTRIVDGKPLGEHQLVAGMLADNATELFAARTMLYEVARSIDAGHDRKTLHGQASMAKLYCSEMAGRVADRAVQIFGGRGYMRENVAERMFRELRVERIWEGASEIQRIIVGRQLMTRGPRALLDPA
- a CDS encoding NAD(P)/FAD-dependent oxidoreductase produces the protein MTSSHSADVVVVGGGTVGAWTAVLLAESGDRKVVLLEARTLGEGASSRAAGMVRAQGGTETAIRLGLRTQEFYAASGDRFPLDCGFVAQGYLMPCFTPAEVQQAHDRIALQRSIGLDVEWLSSDDLDNRDTGLAPGVTLGASYAPGDGYIDAPRNVLAYTAALTACGVEVRERCSFTGLRTAGGRVVGVHTSAGPIDTPHVVLTGGPQLGDVGRAAGGRIHAGGTRHQVVVTAPVPGVDVNELPMVFDVSSGIYWRPGESGGLLWGMSNPEEPPGVAMDFDTVYYHKMRDRIEELFPAVAGLGLKRSWAATIDYTPDHLPILGPLLTDDGPVEGTVVASPAGHGMMWGPAVAQVAADLTTTGTCTWLDLTDLGLDRFDADGNSRVAPEPISLPFPEKATL
- a CDS encoding cupin domain-containing protein, whose product is MTIIDTAFLAQAADAELEDWGPLAEATGDPMATHGLEIWVDGDRSAGIWQCTAGPSYWVQDENEVIYVLSGRMTVTPDGGEPKEIKAGDVAVFPVGWKGTWELHETVRKVYSIF
- a CDS encoding mycofactocin-coupled SDR family oxidoreductase, with product MTKQFDGKVVFITGAARGQGRSHAVRFAEEGANVIAFDLCDQIECVGYPMATPEDLDQTVNLVEKTGQRIVAEQGDVRDFARLKAAVDSGVAEFGRIDFVLANAGIAPVLSPGADEMQSFVDAVDVMLKGVYYTIEASLPAMLAHGDGGAIVITSSVAGLSGMRMRFGQKQHGLMGYAAAKHGVVGLMRGYANMLAERNIRVNSVHPTGVTSPMIVNPQVEQLMAERPEYAAMFENLLPVPMIEPTDISEAMVYLCGSSGRYITGVTLPVDAGWTSK
- a CDS encoding acetate--CoA ligase family protein, which encodes MSEARRAAVDAMLGARSIALVGASARPDTLGARMIIEAQRGSARFHLVNPRYDRIGDMPCAPSLTDLDDEVDLVLLGVPDGALLEQLESAATIGAKGAVLFGSAHGLRDKVTAIAMSAGMAVCGAGCMGFINNARGVRALGYLEPDPLPAGGISLITHSGSAFSTMLRARRGFGFRLAVSSGQELVTNTADYVEYALDDPDTRIIALLMETPRDVPRLRNALLRAAAQGAPVVILTVGGSPRGKAMVAAHSGALAGERAAWDAFCAATGAVHVSDLAEFADTLELFSAPRRSRGGGIATVHDSGAERALVADLAHELGVEFADLADDTLATIGALLDEGLAATNPLDVWGTGADTRNLFGSCLRAMVDDPGVGVTALAVDLVTEFDGDTAYADAVLDVADDTEAPIAVVASVSSAIDRPTAQQLRDNGIPVLEGVRSGLAALGHLVRWPLPVEEMPTPGPRRDVRTDASASELLAAYGIPVAESRPANSLDEALAAADAVGYPVALKTVGVLHKTEAGGVVLGIADEAALTAAYEAMAQRLGPAVTVEAMVDGGVEISVGFVRDDAFGPLVVVAAGGTLVELMEDRVVACPPLSRSGARRLLDGLRIAPLLAGWRGAPAVDVEALTDVIVRFSEMAIDLGDAFVAVEANPVIATADDVIAVDALMIAKDPPRSR